A genomic window from Sulfurospirillum diekertiae includes:
- a CDS encoding EI24 domain-containing protein, translating to MTQPIPKTNIFALALGDTFSPRVLLISLLSFILTLFVFIGAIWLLFGGVGALSAWIAQSLQSFEGSVEQSWFLSMISLLFITKTIVAILFFFTSAMVVYYLFLMVYSVIVGLFASYFIKEIGILYYPSVAFRGIGLLSYVWIVLKTLLWTTLMFLLLSPLVFIPLFNFVLLVPVFYLFHKLLVLDVASMINSKEEYLALKKLYAGQMRGISLICFALTVIPFLGVVIYPYYVIVMSHFLFRKTEELRAL from the coding sequence ATGACACAACCAATACCCAAAACGAATATTTTCGCACTGGCTCTTGGGGATACTTTTTCTCCAAGAGTTTTGCTGATTTCTCTCCTCTCTTTTATTCTCACACTCTTCGTCTTTATTGGAGCTATTTGGCTTCTTTTTGGAGGTGTTGGTGCTTTGTCTGCATGGATTGCACAGAGTTTACAGAGTTTTGAAGGCAGTGTGGAACAGAGTTGGTTTTTGAGTATGATTTCACTCCTTTTCATCACCAAAACGATTGTAGCCATTCTCTTTTTCTTTACGTCTGCTATGGTTGTTTACTATCTTTTTTTGATGGTCTATTCGGTGATTGTTGGACTTTTTGCAAGCTATTTTATCAAAGAGATAGGCATACTCTATTATCCTAGTGTGGCATTTCGAGGCATTGGTTTGCTTAGTTACGTGTGGATAGTGCTTAAAACGCTTTTGTGGACAACATTGATGTTTTTGCTACTTTCACCTTTAGTTTTTATTCCACTCTTTAACTTTGTGCTTTTAGTGCCTGTATTTTATCTGTTTCATAAACTTTTGGTGCTAGATGTCGCTTCAATGATTAATTCTAAAGAAGAGTATTTGGCGTTGAAGAAATTATATGCGGGGCAAATGAGAGGGATTTCTTTGATCTGCTTTGCCCTAACGGTGATTCCTTTTTTAGGGGTTGTGATCTATCCGTACTATGTAATTGTCATGAGTCACTTTCTGTTTCGTAAAACAGAGGAGTTACGAGCCCTTTAA
- a CDS encoding asparaginase domain-containing protein: protein MEKILIINTGGTFNKRYNPLKGELEVPQDGIAVESILRYCYNTSYELLNIIHKDSLEMSEEDRELMVKTIQSSQCHKILIVHGTDTMDVTATFLALHVKDKIITLTGAMVPFSIDTVEATSNFMMALGDLMCREKNGVNLAMHGAIASHGSIYKNRQKGIFELC from the coding sequence ATGGAAAAAATCCTGATTATTAACACAGGTGGCACGTTTAATAAACGCTACAATCCTCTTAAAGGTGAGCTTGAAGTTCCACAAGATGGCATCGCCGTAGAGTCCATTTTACGCTACTGCTATAATACCTCCTATGAACTGTTGAATATCATTCACAAAGACAGTCTTGAGATGAGTGAGGAGGATCGTGAATTGATGGTTAAAACCATTCAATCTTCACAATGTCATAAAATTTTAATTGTTCATGGTACGGATACCATGGATGTTACCGCTACTTTTTTAGCGTTACATGTAAAAGATAAGATCATTACCCTCACAGGTGCCATGGTGCCTTTTAGCATTGATACCGTTGAAGCAACCAGCAATTTCATGATGGCGTTGGGTGATTTAATGTGCCGAGAAAAAAATGGGGTCAATCTTGCCATGCATGGGGCAATTGCCAGCCATGGAAGTATCTATAAAAATAGACAAAAAGGAATTTTCGAGCTCTGTTAA
- a CDS encoding DNA polymerase III subunit gamma/tau has translation MSHQVLALKYRPSSFDKLIGQESITQTLSLALNQDRLSHAYLFSGLRGSGKTSTARIFAKALVCEQGPTSTPCEVCEHCLSANENRHIDIIEMDAASNRGIDDIRELIESTKYKPTSARFKIFIIDEVHMLTTQAFNALLKTLEEPPSYVKFILATTDPLKLPATILSRAQHFRFKQIKQSDVVNHLCHILHLENIEYEKEALEMLSRAGNGSLRDTLTLMDQAIIYSKGYITPENVATMLGLLDPNQLETIFTTILSGNKNEMLGIIKELESYECEIVIDELIAYLKNAFFAQDRRFSTLLYERFFKILSESKSLLYINANNGFVLSLIFFKMIEATNIKTIEEMIDSLENEKFRLPTTAHAKTDVSEAPTTPVEVEETSLHVKDQGVTSEMLFARLCDKLLDRNAELGDCFKKHIRFDSFSEEQLMLSSSAEGEASKTLNTHYSIIKHFVQELFGLETKIKITKMHVLPPEPKPEPSFDPNYELQMSEAELSANDQSASMIESVAFEDAPQSDSCAAGAIMAGQREIDAKEVLNTPFVQRATELFDPQKIQIHQKV, from the coding sequence GTGTCACATCAAGTACTTGCTCTAAAATATCGTCCTTCATCCTTTGATAAGCTAATCGGCCAAGAGTCGATTACTCAAACGCTTAGTTTAGCACTTAACCAAGATAGACTCTCTCATGCCTATCTCTTTTCTGGGCTTCGTGGAAGTGGAAAAACTTCAACAGCACGTATCTTTGCTAAGGCTCTTGTCTGTGAGCAAGGTCCAACCTCAACACCCTGCGAAGTGTGTGAACACTGCTTAAGTGCCAACGAAAACCGTCATATCGACATCATCGAGATGGACGCAGCATCCAATCGTGGTATTGATGACATTCGTGAACTCATTGAAAGTACCAAATACAAACCTACCAGTGCGCGTTTTAAAATCTTCATTATCGATGAAGTCCATATGCTGACCACGCAAGCGTTTAATGCGCTTTTAAAGACACTGGAAGAGCCTCCAAGTTATGTGAAATTCATCCTTGCAACCACTGATCCTCTAAAGCTTCCAGCAACAATTTTATCGCGTGCACAGCACTTTCGTTTTAAACAGATTAAGCAAAGTGACGTCGTTAATCACCTTTGCCATATTCTCCATCTTGAAAATATTGAATATGAAAAAGAGGCATTAGAGATGCTCAGCCGTGCAGGCAATGGTTCACTGCGCGATACGTTGACTCTCATGGATCAAGCCATTATTTATTCCAAAGGCTACATTACGCCTGAGAATGTTGCAACGATGTTAGGGCTTTTAGATCCTAATCAACTTGAAACAATTTTTACAACGATTTTAAGTGGCAATAAAAATGAGATGCTCGGCATTATTAAAGAGCTTGAAAGTTATGAGTGCGAAATCGTCATAGATGAGTTAATTGCTTATCTTAAAAATGCCTTTTTTGCACAAGATCGCCGTTTTTCAACACTGCTGTATGAACGTTTTTTCAAGATTCTCAGTGAATCTAAAAGTCTTTTGTACATCAATGCAAACAACGGTTTTGTGCTCTCGTTAATCTTCTTTAAGATGATTGAAGCAACCAACATTAAAACCATTGAAGAGATGATCGACTCACTTGAAAATGAAAAATTTCGCCTTCCAACAACGGCTCATGCTAAAACAGATGTTTCAGAAGCACCAACAACTCCTGTGGAAGTTGAAGAAACATCTTTACATGTAAAAGATCAAGGCGTCACTTCGGAGATGCTTTTTGCCCGCCTGTGCGACAAATTGCTCGATCGTAACGCGGAGCTAGGTGATTGTTTTAAAAAGCATATTCGGTTTGATAGTTTTTCAGAAGAACAGCTGATGCTCAGTTCAAGTGCAGAAGGAGAAGCGAGTAAAACGCTGAATACTCATTACAGCATTATCAAGCACTTTGTCCAAGAGCTTTTTGGTTTGGAAACAAAAATAAAAATCACTAAAATGCACGTGCTTCCACCTGAGCCAAAACCTGAACCTTCGTTTGATCCTAACTATGAATTGCAAATGAGTGAAGCAGAACTGAGCGCAAACGATCAAAGCGCTTCGATGATCGAAAGTGTAGCGTTTGAAGATGCACCTCAAAGCGACAGCTGTGCCGCAGGAGCCATAATGGCAGGTCAACGGGAAATTGACGCTAAAGAAGTTCTTAATACCCCTTTCGTTCAAAGAGCAACAGAGCTTTTTGACCCACAAAAAATTCAAATTCACCAAAAGGTTTAA
- the rho gene encoding transcription termination factor Rho, giving the protein MSGNTPTSNNQPCANTAQPNGNTNGNVQAKPTHYNKSRTHIPVDGYKIEGLRTTPLEKLLEIAAELGIENPNELKRQDLMFEILKSQVNQGGFILFTGILEIAGEGYGFLRATDANFSDSANDAYVSSTQVKKFALRTGDIVTGQVRPPKDQERYYALLKIEAINYLPLVESKKRPLFENLTPLYPTEKIKLEYDPMKITGRVLDLFTPIGKGQRGLIVAPPRSGKTELMKELAHGIARNHPESELIVLLVDERPEEVTDMQRCVQGEVYSSTFDMPASNHVRVANLVIEKAKRRVEMGKDVIILLDSITRLARAYNTVTPSSGKVLSGGVDANALHKPKRFFGAARNIENGGSLTIISTALIETGSRMDEVIFEEFKGTGNSEIVLDRNISDRRIYPAINIMKSGTRKEELLLTPDRLQKIWALRSAISQMDDIEALKFLYAKMLKTKDNEELLSIMND; this is encoded by the coding sequence ATGAGCGGAAACACTCCCACCTCAAACAATCAACCCTGCGCGAATACAGCCCAACCCAACGGTAATACAAATGGAAACGTACAAGCAAAACCAACACACTATAACAAATCACGAACCCATATTCCCGTAGATGGTTACAAAATAGAGGGGCTTCGAACTACGCCACTTGAAAAACTTTTAGAGATTGCTGCAGAACTTGGCATTGAAAACCCCAATGAACTTAAACGCCAAGATTTGATGTTTGAGATCTTAAAATCGCAAGTTAACCAAGGTGGATTCATTCTTTTTACGGGTATTTTGGAGATTGCGGGTGAAGGGTATGGTTTCCTACGTGCCACCGATGCCAACTTCTCAGACAGCGCCAACGATGCCTACGTCAGCAGTACCCAAGTCAAAAAATTTGCGCTTCGTACCGGTGACATTGTCACAGGACAAGTGAGACCTCCAAAAGACCAAGAGCGTTACTACGCCCTTCTTAAAATTGAAGCCATTAACTATCTCCCTCTTGTAGAGAGCAAAAAACGCCCTCTTTTTGAAAACCTAACACCTCTTTACCCTACCGAAAAAATTAAACTTGAATACGATCCAATGAAAATCACAGGTCGCGTACTGGATCTTTTTACCCCAATCGGTAAAGGTCAACGTGGATTGATCGTTGCACCTCCAAGAAGTGGTAAAACCGAACTTATGAAAGAACTTGCACACGGCATCGCTCGCAATCATCCTGAATCTGAACTCATTGTTTTATTGGTTGATGAGAGACCTGAAGAGGTGACCGATATGCAACGTTGTGTCCAAGGTGAAGTGTATAGCTCAACCTTTGATATGCCCGCATCGAACCATGTTCGTGTCGCTAACCTTGTCATTGAAAAAGCCAAACGTCGTGTGGAAATGGGTAAAGATGTCATTATCCTTTTAGATTCTATCACGAGACTTGCTCGTGCTTACAATACGGTGACCCCTTCCAGTGGTAAAGTTTTAAGTGGTGGTGTCGATGCCAACGCGCTTCATAAACCAAAACGTTTTTTTGGAGCGGCGAGAAATATCGAAAATGGCGGCAGTTTAACCATCATCTCAACAGCATTGATCGAGACTGGAAGTCGAATGGACGAAGTTATCTTTGAAGAGTTTAAAGGTACAGGTAACAGCGAAATTGTTCTTGATAGAAATATCTCAGATCGAAGAATCTACCCAGCGATTAATATCATGAAATCTGGCACACGTAAAGAAGAACTTCTTCTTACCCCTGATCGTCTTCAAAAAATTTGGGCTCTTAGAAGTGCTATCAGCCAAATGGATGACATTGAAGCACTTAAATTCTTGTATGCAAAAATGCTTAAAACCAAGGACAATGAAGAACTACTCTCTATTATGAATGACTAG
- the uppS gene encoding polyprenyl diphosphate synthase — protein MNDLVHLAIIMDGNGRWAQRQGKERSFGHKEGAKKVREITKYAAKMGIKYLTLYAFSTENWNRPKAEVSVLMKLLSKYLHSEIPILLENNICFDVIGDMSKLSSSLQKEIAYAKEATQHCTGLRQILAINYGAQDEILRAINKSLHVKGEITKEILEAHLDTAGIPSVDLLLRTGGDCRLSNFLLWQSAYAELFFTKTLWPEFSMGELEAIISEYKTSERRYGKV, from the coding sequence ATGAATGATTTAGTGCATTTGGCAATTATTATGGATGGCAATGGCAGATGGGCACAGCGTCAAGGCAAAGAGCGCTCTTTTGGACACAAGGAAGGCGCTAAAAAGGTACGAGAGATTACCAAATATGCTGCAAAAATGGGCATCAAATACCTCACACTCTACGCCTTTAGCACTGAAAACTGGAATCGCCCAAAAGCCGAAGTTAGCGTTTTGATGAAACTGCTTTCCAAGTATTTGCACAGTGAAATTCCTATACTTCTTGAAAATAATATCTGTTTTGATGTCATTGGTGATATGAGCAAACTTTCATCTTCTTTGCAAAAAGAGATCGCTTATGCGAAAGAGGCAACACAGCACTGCACGGGGCTAAGGCAAATCTTGGCGATCAATTATGGTGCCCAAGATGAGATTCTTCGCGCCATCAATAAATCTTTACATGTAAAGGGTGAAATAACCAAAGAGATTTTAGAAGCGCATCTTGATACAGCAGGCATTCCGTCTGTGGATCTGCTCCTTCGAACAGGGGGCGATTGTCGTCTTTCGAATTTTTTACTATGGCAATCTGCCTATGCGGAACTTTTCTTCACAAAAACCTTATGGCCTGAATTTTCAATGGGAGAATTAGAAGCTATTATTTCCGAATATAAAACATCTGAAAGACGATATGGCAAAGTTTAG